A single Streptococcus thermophilus DNA region contains:
- the comGB gene encoding competence type IV pilus assembly protein ComGB, which produces MPEKISKTIRRPTGISSWKVWLNKDVSLRGISKGKKLKISQQVKVIQLFKQLLKAGFTLTEIVAFLERSHLLKETSLSLMKESLIRGDRLDQMLALVGFSDNIVTQISLADKHGNLLGSLTKIETYMLRMTKVRKKLMEVATYPILLLGFLILIMLGLKNYLLPQLLEGDGKNNWAVQLVQIFPQLFFVSLCGLLVLGLILYLWVKRQSALVFYRRMAKIPFIGQTVRLYTTAYYAREWGNLLGQGVDLLDLVALMQEQKSKLFRELGADLEEALMLGQSFPERIASYPFFTKELSLIIAYGEANARLGYELEVYAEEVWQNFFNRLNKATTFVQPLIFVIVAVVIVMIYVAMLLPMYQNMEGMMS; this is translated from the coding sequence TTGCCAGAGAAAATTTCCAAAACCATTCGTCGACCAACTGGAATCAGCAGTTGGAAGGTTTGGTTAAACAAGGATGTCTCACTGAGAGGGATATCCAAGGGGAAAAAATTAAAGATTAGTCAGCAAGTTAAGGTTATCCAGCTCTTCAAACAACTTTTAAAGGCCGGTTTTACCTTAACTGAAATCGTAGCCTTTTTGGAGCGAAGTCACTTGCTGAAAGAAACATCCTTGTCTCTTATGAAAGAGAGTTTAATACGCGGTGATAGGTTGGATCAGATGTTAGCGTTAGTGGGGTTTTCGGACAATATTGTTACTCAGATTTCTCTTGCTGACAAGCACGGTAATCTTCTAGGGAGTCTAACAAAGATTGAAACCTATATGCTTCGTATGACAAAGGTTCGCAAGAAACTCATGGAGGTGGCGACTTATCCCATACTACTTCTGGGTTTTCTGATTCTGATTATGCTAGGACTTAAAAATTATCTTCTACCCCAACTCTTAGAGGGTGATGGTAAGAATAATTGGGCTGTACAGTTGGTTCAAATTTTTCCCCAGCTTTTTTTTGTGAGTTTGTGTGGACTCCTTGTGTTGGGTTTAATTCTCTATCTATGGGTGAAACGACAGTCAGCCCTTGTTTTTTATAGGCGAATGGCCAAAATCCCTTTTATTGGTCAGACAGTAAGGCTTTACACGACCGCCTATTATGCTAGGGAATGGGGAAATTTATTAGGTCAAGGCGTTGATTTGCTAGATTTGGTGGCTCTTATGCAAGAGCAAAAGTCTAAACTCTTCCGTGAGCTGGGAGCCGATTTGGAAGAAGCCCTGATGCTGGGACAGAGTTTTCCTGAACGTATTGCCAGTTATCCGTTTTTTACTAAGGAGCTCTCACTAATTATTGCTTATGGGGAGGCCAATGCGAGGTTGGGCTATGAGTTGGAAGTTTATGCCGAGGAGGTTTGGCAAAACTTCTTTAACCGTCTTAATAAGGCAACAACCTTTGTGCAACCCCTCATTTTTGTTATTGTTGCAGTTGTGATTGTAATGATCTATGTAGCCATGCTATTACCAATGTATCAAAATATGGAAGGAATGATGTCATGA
- the comGA gene encoding competence type IV pilus ATPase ComGA: MVTEFAKEMIKNADSCGAQDIYVIPRQDNYELYMRVGQERRLIDVYRPDFMASLIGHFKFVAGMMVGEKRRSQLGACDYDCGDGHLVSLRLSTVGDYRGLESLVIRILHSERRELVYWNQGIQPIKDALDYRGLYLFAGPVGSGKTTLMHELVQERFKGQQVISIEDPVEIKQDNVLQLQVNQVIDMTYDSLIKLSLRHRPDVLIIGEIRDKETARAVIRASLTGVTVLSTIHAKSIAGVYERLLDLGVDKSELDNALQGIAYMRLIKGGGVIDFARENFQNHSSTNWNQQLEGLVKQGCLTERDIQGEKIKD, from the coding sequence ATGGTAACAGAATTTGCTAAGGAAATGATCAAAAATGCTGATAGTTGTGGGGCTCAAGACATCTATGTCATTCCACGTCAGGATAATTATGAGCTCTATATGCGAGTCGGGCAAGAGAGGAGATTGATTGATGTATATCGGCCTGATTTCATGGCTAGTCTTATTGGTCACTTTAAATTTGTGGCGGGAATGATGGTGGGTGAGAAGCGTAGGAGTCAACTGGGTGCATGTGACTATGATTGTGGTGACGGTCACTTGGTTTCTCTGCGTTTATCAACTGTTGGAGACTATCGAGGTTTGGAGAGCTTGGTTATCCGTATCCTACATTCCGAACGTCGAGAATTAGTGTATTGGAATCAAGGAATCCAGCCTATTAAGGATGCCTTGGATTATAGAGGACTGTATCTCTTTGCGGGTCCCGTAGGTTCTGGGAAGACCACACTTATGCATGAGTTGGTTCAGGAGCGTTTTAAGGGGCAGCAGGTAATTTCGATTGAGGATCCTGTTGAAATCAAACAGGATAATGTCTTGCAACTCCAGGTTAATCAGGTGATTGATATGACCTATGATAGTTTGATTAAGCTATCTCTACGTCACCGTCCAGATGTTTTGATTATTGGGGAGATTCGGGATAAGGAGACTGCCCGGGCAGTTATTAGAGCTAGTCTAACAGGTGTAACTGTTCTTTCAACTATTCATGCTAAGAGTATTGCTGGCGTTTACGAACGTCTCTTGGACCTTGGCGTAGATAAGTCTGAGTTGGATAATGCTCTACAAGGCATTGCCTACATGCGTTTGATCAAGGGGGGAGGTGTGATTGATTTTGCCAGAGAAAATTTCCAAAACCATTCGTCGACCAACTGGAATCAGCAGTTGGAAGGTTTGGTTAAACAAGGATGTCTCACTGAGAGGGATATCCAAGGGGAAAAAATTAAAGATTAG
- a CDS encoding DUF1033 family protein, with protein sequence MYQVVEMKGDMEPWWFLEGWQEDIISTKEFENFYDALKYYKKLWFAMEEILPSCISRSSVMTAFWDQEDKHWCEECDEYLQVYRSIALLYDWQEIPEEKHRPGYEKQNDLPNHAHCRIKR encoded by the coding sequence ATGTACCAAGTAGTTGAAATGAAAGGGGATATGGAACCGTGGTGGTTCTTGGAAGGTTGGCAGGAGGATATCATAAGTACTAAGGAATTTGAAAATTTTTACGATGCCCTCAAGTACTATAAAAAACTTTGGTTTGCCATGGAAGAAATCTTGCCAAGTTGCATCAGCCGTAGTAGTGTCATGACTGCTTTTTGGGACCAAGAGGATAAACACTGGTGTGAGGAGTGTGACGAATACTTGCAGGTCTATCGATCGATTGCACTTTTATATGATTGGCAGGAAATTCCTGAGGAAAAACACCGTCCGGGATATGAAAAGCAAAATGACCTTCCAAATCATGCCCATTGTAGAATAAAACGTTAA
- the rpoC gene encoding DNA-directed RNA polymerase subunit beta' yields the protein MVDVNRFKSMQITLASPTKVRSWSYGEVKKPETINYRTLKPEREGLFDEVIFGPTKDWECACGKYKRIRYKGIVCDRCGVEVTRAKVRRERMGHIELKAPVSHIWYFKGIPSRMGLTLDMSPRALEEVIYFAAYVVIDPKETPLEPKSLLTEREYREKLQEYGHGSFVAKMGAEAIQDLLKQVDLEAEIAELKEELKTATGQKRFKAVRRLDVLDAFYKSGNKPEWMVLNILPVLPPDLRPMVQLDGGRFAASDLNDLYRRVINRNNRLARLLELGAPGIIVQNEKRMLQEAVDALIDNGRRGRPITGPGSRPLKSLSHMLKGKQGRFRQNLLGKRVDFSGRSVIAVGPTLKMYQCGVPRLMAIELFKPFVMREIVAREYAGNVKAAKRMVERGDERIWDILEDVIKEHPVLLNRAPTLHRLGIQAFEPVLIDGKALRLHPLVCEAYNADFDGDQMAIHVPLSEEAQAEARLLLLAAEHILNPKDGKPVVTPSQDMVLGNYYLTMEDEGREGEGMIFKDIDEAVMAYHNGYVHLHSRVGIAVDSMPDKPWKENQLHKILVTTVGKILFNSIIPSEIPYLQETTNENLTDSTPDKYFLEPGQDIQTVIDSLKINAPFKKKHLGNIIAEIFKRLRTTETSAFLDRLKDLGYYYSTLAGLTVGIDDIPVIDNKQEIIDAAHHRVEEINKAFRRGLMTEDDRYVAVTTTWREAKEALEKRLIETQDPKNPIVMMMDSGARGNISNFSQLAGMRGLMAAPNGRIMELPILSNFREGLSVLEMFFSTHGARKGMTDTALKTADSGYLTRRLVDVAQDVIIREDDCGTDRGLVIRAITDGKEVTETLEERLFGRYTKKSVKHPETGEVIVGPDTLITEDMAAAIVNAGVEEVTIRSVFTCNTRHGVCRHCYGINLATGDAVEVGEAVGTIAAQSIGEPGTQLTMRTFHTGGVASNTDITQGLPRIQEIFEARNPKGEAVITEVKGTVIEIEEDAATRTKKVFVQGKTGMGEYVVPFTARMKVEVGDEVHRGEALTEGSIQPKRLLEVRDTLSVETYLLAEVQKVYRSQGVEIGDKHVEVMVRQMLRKVRVMDPGDTDLLPGTLMDISDFTDANKDIVISGGVPATSRPVLLGITKASLETNSFLSAASFQETTRVLTDAAIRGKKDHLIGLKENVIIGKIIPAGTGMARYRNIEPLAVNEVEVIENIAVDEAIVESSED from the coding sequence GTGGTTGACGTAAATCGATTTAAAAGTATGCAAATTACACTAGCTTCACCAACTAAGGTCCGTTCATGGTCTTATGGTGAGGTTAAGAAACCTGAAACAATCAACTACCGTACGCTCAAACCAGAACGTGAAGGTCTGTTCGACGAAGTGATCTTTGGCCCTACTAAAGACTGGGAATGTGCGTGTGGGAAATACAAACGTATCCGTTATAAAGGGATCGTTTGTGACCGCTGTGGTGTTGAAGTAACACGTGCTAAGGTTCGTCGCGAACGTATGGGTCACATCGAGTTGAAAGCACCAGTATCACATATCTGGTACTTCAAGGGAATCCCTTCTCGTATGGGATTGACTTTGGATATGAGTCCTCGTGCACTTGAAGAAGTTATTTACTTCGCAGCTTACGTGGTTATCGATCCAAAGGAAACACCGCTTGAGCCAAAATCTCTCTTGACTGAACGTGAATATCGTGAAAAATTGCAAGAGTATGGTCATGGTTCATTTGTCGCTAAAATGGGTGCAGAAGCTATCCAAGATCTCTTGAAACAAGTAGATTTGGAAGCCGAAATTGCTGAACTCAAAGAAGAGTTGAAGACAGCAACTGGTCAAAAACGTTTTAAAGCAGTTCGTCGTTTGGACGTTCTTGATGCCTTTTACAAGTCTGGTAATAAACCAGAATGGATGGTGCTTAACATATTGCCAGTATTGCCACCAGATCTTCGTCCGATGGTTCAATTGGACGGTGGACGTTTTGCAGCATCTGACTTGAACGACCTCTACCGTCGTGTTATCAACCGTAACAACCGTTTGGCTCGTTTGCTTGAGTTGGGTGCTCCAGGTATCATCGTGCAAAACGAAAAACGTATGTTGCAAGAAGCGGTAGACGCTCTTATTGATAATGGACGTCGTGGTCGTCCAATTACTGGACCAGGTAGTCGTCCACTTAAATCTTTGAGCCACATGCTTAAAGGTAAACAAGGTCGTTTCCGTCAAAACTTGCTTGGTAAACGTGTCGACTTCTCTGGCCGTTCCGTTATTGCCGTTGGTCCAACACTTAAAATGTATCAATGTGGTGTGCCCCGTTTGATGGCCATCGAACTTTTCAAACCATTTGTTATGCGTGAAATCGTTGCGCGTGAATACGCAGGTAACGTGAAAGCTGCTAAACGTATGGTTGAGCGTGGTGATGAACGTATTTGGGATATTCTTGAAGATGTTATCAAGGAACACCCAGTGCTTCTTAACCGCGCACCTACCCTCCACCGTTTGGGTATCCAGGCCTTTGAACCCGTCTTGATTGATGGTAAGGCTCTTCGTCTTCACCCATTGGTATGTGAGGCCTACAATGCCGACTTTGACGGTGACCAAATGGCCATCCACGTTCCATTGTCTGAAGAAGCTCAAGCTGAAGCACGTTTGCTCCTTCTTGCGGCAGAACACATCCTTAACCCTAAAGACGGTAAACCAGTCGTAACACCATCTCAGGACATGGTTCTTGGTAACTATTACTTGACAATGGAAGATGAAGGCCGTGAAGGTGAAGGTATGATCTTCAAGGATATTGATGAGGCAGTTATGGCTTATCATAATGGTTATGTTCACTTGCATAGCCGTGTAGGTATTGCAGTCGACAGCATGCCTGATAAACCTTGGAAAGAAAACCAACTTCACAAAATCTTAGTAACAACTGTTGGTAAGATTCTCTTCAACTCAATCATTCCATCAGAAATTCCATATCTTCAAGAAACAACAAATGAGAACTTGACAGATAGTACACCAGATAAATACTTCCTTGAACCGGGCCAAGATATCCAAACAGTTATCGATAGTTTGAAAATTAATGCGCCATTCAAGAAGAAACATCTTGGTAACATCATTGCTGAAATCTTCAAACGTCTTCGTACAACTGAAACATCAGCTTTCCTTGACCGTTTGAAAGACCTTGGTTACTACTACTCAACACTTGCTGGATTGACAGTGGGTATCGACGATATCCCAGTTATCGATAACAAACAAGAAATTATCGATGCTGCTCACCACCGTGTTGAAGAAATTAACAAAGCTTTCCGTCGTGGTTTGATGACAGAAGATGACCGTTATGTTGCTGTTACAACAACATGGCGTGAAGCGAAAGAAGCACTTGAAAAACGTCTGATTGAGACACAAGATCCTAAGAATCCAATCGTTATGATGATGGACTCAGGAGCTCGTGGTAACATCTCTAACTTCTCTCAACTTGCCGGTATGCGTGGTTTGATGGCTGCTCCTAACGGACGTATCATGGAATTGCCTATCCTTTCAAACTTCCGTGAAGGTTTGAGCGTTTTGGAAATGTTCTTCTCTACTCACGGTGCGCGTAAAGGTATGACCGATACAGCCCTTAAGACTGCCGACTCTGGTTACCTTACTCGTCGTTTGGTTGACGTTGCCCAAGACGTTATCATTCGTGAAGACGATTGTGGAACTGACCGTGGTCTTGTTATTCGTGCCATTACTGATGGTAAAGAAGTAACAGAAACTCTTGAAGAACGTCTTTTTGGTCGTTACACTAAGAAATCTGTTAAACATCCTGAAACTGGCGAAGTTATCGTTGGTCCAGATACTTTGATTACTGAAGATATGGCTGCAGCTATTGTCAATGCTGGTGTTGAAGAAGTAACTATCCGTTCAGTCTTTACATGTAACACTCGTCACGGTGTCTGTCGTCACTGTTACGGTATCAACTTGGCAACAGGTGATGCGGTTGAAGTTGGTGAAGCAGTTGGTACTATCGCTGCCCAATCTATCGGGGAACCAGGTACACAGCTTACCATGCGTACCTTCCACACCGGTGGGGTAGCCTCAAACACCGATATCACACAGGGTCTTCCACGTATCCAGGAAATCTTTGAAGCACGTAACCCTAAAGGGGAAGCGGTTATTACTGAAGTAAAGGGTACTGTTATCGAAATCGAAGAAGATGCTGCGACACGTACTAAGAAAGTCTTCGTTCAAGGTAAGACTGGAATGGGTGAATATGTCGTTCCATTTACAGCTCGTATGAAAGTAGAAGTTGGTGACGAAGTACACCGTGGTGAGGCCTTGACAGAAGGATCAATCCAACCGAAACGTCTCCTTGAAGTACGTGATACCTTGTCAGTTGAAACTTATCTTCTTGCAGAAGTGCAAAAAGTTTACCGTAGCCAAGGGGTAGAAATCGGTGACAAACACGTCGAAGTAATGGTTCGTCAAATGCTTCGTAAAGTACGTGTTATGGATCCAGGTGATACAGATCTCCTTCCAGGTACACTTATGGACATTTCTGACTTCACAGATGCTAACAAGGATATTGTTATCTCTGGTGGTGTTCCTGCAACATCTCGTCCAGTCCTTCTTGGTATTACTAAAGCCTCACTTGAAACAAATTCATTCTTATCAGCGGCTTCCTTCCAAGAAACGACACGTGTGCTTACAGATGCAGCTATCCGTGGTAAGAAAGATCATCTTATTGGTCTTAAAGAAAATGTTATCATTGGTAAGATTATCCCTGCTGGTACAGGTATGGCTCGCTACCGTAACATTGAACCACTTGCAGTTAACGAAGTTGAAGTTATTGAAAACATTGCTGTTGATGAAGCAATTGTGGAATCATCTGAAGACTAA
- the rpoB gene encoding DNA-directed RNA polymerase subunit beta, whose amino-acid sequence MAGHDVQYGKHRTRRSFSRIKEVLDLPNLIEIQTDSFKEFLDTGLKEVFEDVLPISNFTDTMELEFVGYELKEPKYTLEEARIHDASYSAPIFVTFRLINKETGEIKTQEVFFGDFPIMTEMGTFIINGGERIIVSQLVRSPGVYFNDKVDKNGKVGYGSTVIPNRGAWLELETDSKDIAYTRIDRTRKIPFTTLVRALGFSGDDEIVDIFGDSELVRNTIEKDIHKNPADSRTDEALKEIYERLRPGEPKTADSSRSLLVARFFDPRRYDLAAVGRYKLNKKLNIKTRLLGQTIAENLVDPETGEILVEAGTEMTRDVIDSIAEHLDGDLNKFVYTPNDYAVVTEPVVLQKFKVVAPNDPDRVVTIVGNANPDDKVHALTTADILAEMSYFLNLAEGIGKVDDIDHLGNRRIRAVGELLANQFRIGLARMERNVRERMSVQDNEALTPQQIINIRPVTAAVKEFFGSSQLSQFMDQHNPLSELSHKRRLSALGPGGLTRDRAGYEVRDVHYTHYGRMCPIETPEGPNIGLINNLSTYGRLNKYGFIQTPYRKVDRATGKVTNEVVWLTADEEDEYIVAQANSKLNEDGTFAEEIVMGRHQGVNQEYPSHLVDFVDVSPKQVVAVATACIPFLENDDSNRALMGANMQRQAVPLIDPKAPFVGTGMEYQAAHDSGAAVIAKHDGKVVYSDADKVEVRREDGSLDVYTIQKFRRSNSGTAYNQRTLVKVGDIVEKGDFIADGPSMEGGEMALGQNPIVAYMTWEGYNFEDAVIMSERLVKDDVYTSVHLEEFESETRDTKLGPEEITRELPNVSEEALKDLDEMGIIRIGAEVKEGDILVGKVTPKGEKDLSAEERLLHAIFGDKSREVRDTSLRVPHGGDGVVRDVKIFTRANGDELQSGVNMLVRVYIAQKRKIKVGDKMAGRHGNKGVVSRIVPVEDMPYLPDGTPVDIMLNPLGVPSRMNIGQVMELHLGMAARNLGIYIATPVFDGASSEDLWDTVREAGMDSDAKTILYDGRTGEPFDNRVSVGVMYMIKLHHMVDDKLHARSVGPYSLVTQQPLGGKAQFGGQRFGEMEVWALEAYGASNILQEILTYKSDDVNGRLKAYEAITKGKPIPKPGVPESFRVLVKELQSLGLDMRVLDEDDYEVELRDLDEGEDDDVMHVDDLEKARVQQAKEAAELEKAKEEALDKTE is encoded by the coding sequence TTGGCAGGACATGACGTTCAATACGGGAAGCATCGTACCCGTCGTAGTTTTTCAAGAATCAAAGAAGTTCTTGATTTACCAAACTTGATTGAAATCCAAACGGATTCATTCAAAGAATTCTTAGATACTGGTCTTAAAGAGGTTTTTGAGGATGTACTTCCTATTTCAAACTTCACAGACACCATGGAATTGGAATTTGTTGGTTATGAATTGAAGGAACCTAAGTATACACTTGAAGAAGCTCGTATCCATGATGCATCATACTCAGCACCAATCTTTGTGACTTTCCGTCTTATTAACAAAGAAACTGGTGAAATCAAAACTCAGGAAGTCTTCTTCGGAGATTTCCCAATTATGACTGAGATGGGTACTTTTATCATCAATGGTGGTGAACGTATTATCGTTTCTCAGTTGGTGCGCTCACCTGGTGTTTACTTTAACGATAAGGTCGATAAAAACGGTAAAGTGGGTTACGGATCAACAGTTATTCCTAACCGTGGGGCATGGCTTGAGCTTGAAACTGATTCAAAAGACATCGCCTACACTCGTATCGACCGTACGCGTAAGATTCCATTCACAACGCTTGTGCGTGCACTTGGATTCTCAGGTGATGACGAAATTGTTGATATCTTTGGTGATAGCGAGTTGGTTCGTAACACTATTGAAAAAGATATCCACAAAAATCCAGCAGATTCACGTACTGATGAAGCGCTTAAAGAAATTTATGAAAGACTTCGTCCAGGTGAACCAAAAACTGCTGACAGCTCACGTAGCTTGCTTGTAGCTCGTTTCTTTGACCCACGTCGTTACGACTTGGCTGCTGTTGGTCGTTACAAACTTAACAAAAAACTTAACATCAAGACGCGTCTTTTGGGGCAAACAATTGCTGAAAACTTGGTAGATCCTGAAACAGGTGAAATCCTTGTTGAAGCTGGGACTGAAATGACACGTGATGTGATTGATTCAATCGCAGAACACTTGGACGGTGATTTGAACAAATTTGTATACACACCAAACGATTATGCAGTGGTTACAGAACCTGTTGTTCTTCAAAAATTCAAGGTCGTTGCACCAAATGATCCAGATCGTGTGGTTACAATTGTTGGTAATGCCAATCCAGATGATAAAGTTCATGCTTTGACAACAGCGGATATCTTGGCTGAAATGAGCTACTTCCTCAACCTTGCTGAAGGTATCGGTAAAGTAGATGATATCGACCACCTTGGTAACCGTCGTATCCGTGCCGTTGGTGAATTGCTTGCTAACCAATTCCGTATTGGTTTGGCTCGTATGGAACGAAACGTGCGTGAACGTATGTCAGTTCAAGATAATGAAGCCTTGACACCACAACAAATCATCAATATTCGTCCTGTAACTGCAGCTGTTAAAGAATTCTTCGGTTCTTCACAGTTGTCACAGTTCATGGACCAGCACAACCCATTGTCAGAGTTGTCACACAAACGTCGTTTGTCAGCCTTGGGACCTGGTGGTTTGACACGTGACCGTGCCGGATATGAAGTTCGTGACGTGCATTACACGCACTACGGTCGTATGTGTCCAATTGAAACACCTGAAGGACCTAACATTGGTTTGATCAATAACTTGTCTACATACGGACGCCTTAACAAGTACGGTTTCATTCAAACACCATATCGTAAGGTTGACCGTGCAACTGGTAAAGTAACAAACGAAGTGGTTTGGTTGACTGCCGACGAAGAAGATGAGTACATAGTTGCTCAGGCTAACTCTAAATTGAACGAAGATGGAACATTTGCAGAAGAAATTGTCATGGGTCGTCACCAAGGTGTTAACCAAGAGTACCCATCACACCTTGTAGATTTCGTGGATGTTTCTCCTAAACAGGTAGTTGCCGTTGCGACAGCATGTATTCCTTTCTTGGAAAACGATGACTCTAACCGTGCCCTCATGGGTGCCAACATGCAACGTCAAGCTGTGCCATTGATTGATCCAAAAGCACCATTTGTTGGTACTGGTATGGAATATCAAGCTGCCCACGATTCAGGTGCTGCAGTTATCGCTAAACATGATGGTAAAGTTGTCTATTCTGATGCCGATAAGGTTGAAGTTCGTCGTGAAGATGGTTCTCTTGACGTCTATACTATTCAAAAATTCCGTCGTTCAAACTCAGGTACTGCGTATAACCAACGTACTTTGGTTAAGGTTGGTGATATTGTCGAAAAAGGAGATTTTATCGCTGATGGTCCATCTATGGAAGGTGGAGAAATGGCCCTCGGTCAAAACCCTATTGTCGCATACATGACATGGGAAGGTTATAACTTCGAGGATGCTGTTATCATGAGTGAACGCCTAGTGAAAGACGATGTTTATACATCTGTTCACTTGGAAGAATTCGAATCAGAAACACGTGATACAAAGCTTGGACCTGAAGAAATCACACGTGAATTGCCAAACGTTAGTGAAGAAGCCCTTAAAGACCTTGACGAAATGGGTATTATCCGTATCGGTGCTGAGGTTAAAGAGGGTGATATTCTTGTTGGTAAGGTAACACCTAAGGGTGAAAAAGACCTTTCTGCTGAAGAACGTCTTCTCCATGCTATCTTTGGTGATAAATCTCGTGAAGTGCGTGATACATCACTCCGTGTACCTCATGGTGGTGATGGTGTCGTTCGTGATGTTAAAATCTTTACACGTGCAAACGGTGATGAATTGCAATCAGGTGTTAACATGCTTGTTCGTGTTTACATCGCTCAAAAACGTAAAATCAAGGTCGGAGATAAGATGGCTGGTCGTCACGGTAACAAAGGGGTTGTTTCTCGTATTGTTCCTGTTGAAGACATGCCTTACCTTCCAGACGGTACACCAGTTGACATCATGTTGAACCCTCTTGGGGTGCCATCACGTATGAACATTGGTCAGGTTATGGAACTTCACCTTGGTATGGCTGCTCGTAACTTGGGTATCTACATCGCAACACCAGTCTTTGATGGGGCAAGCTCAGAAGATCTCTGGGATACTGTTCGTGAAGCTGGTATGGATAGTGATGCTAAGACAATCCTTTACGATGGACGTACAGGAGAACCATTTGATAACCGTGTGTCAGTTGGTGTCATGTACATGATCAAACTTCACCACATGGTAGATGATAAACTTCACGCTCGTTCGGTAGGTCCTTACTCACTCGTTACCCAACAACCTCTTGGTGGTAAAGCACAATTTGGTGGACAACGTTTCGGTGAGATGGAGGTTTGGGCTCTTGAAGCTTATGGTGCTTCAAACATTCTTCAAGAAATCTTGACTTACAAGTCAGATGACGTTAACGGACGTTTGAAAGCCTATGAAGCTATCACTAAAGGAAAACCTATTCCAAAACCAGGTGTACCAGAATCATTCCGAGTACTCGTTAAAGAATTGCAATCACTTGGTCTTGATATGCGTGTTCTTGATGAGGATGACTATGAAGTTGAATTGCGTGATCTTGATGAAGGTGAAGATGATGACGTCATGCACGTTGATGATCTTGAAAAAGCACGTGTACAACAAGCCAAAGAAGCTGCTGAATTAGAAAAAGCTAAAGAAGAAGCTTTAGATAAAACAGAATAA